One window from the genome of Plasmodium reichenowi strain SY57 chromosome 8, whole genome shotgun sequence encodes:
- a CDS encoding rhomboid protease ROM3, putative translates to MLRKDIESDEDGVVSSENIKLIERQTRNKYVDILFPEIALNKIIVWISFFQIIIYILSCLLSENLSTPNVHILMFLGATYGPLIKEGQYWRLVLPIFLHANLWHLIINILCILNLGLIIESKYKKSKFLLIYFLSGITGNILTTICNPCQLAVGASTSGFGLIGCSILEIFLAWKNLTRKAKNYYILNIFLFLLFFMFVSFSPSVDLFGHIGGFLCGAFLCCHYNKFIGYNIFQKFLYYSFFFICSLIIIYLPIRLYIINMPCGLIY, encoded by the exons ATGTTAAGAAAAGATATTGAAAGTGATGAAGATGGTGTTGTATCATCTGAAAATATTAAGCTCATTGAAAGACAGACAAGAAATAAATACGTCGATATTTTGTTTCCTGAAATAGCATTAAATAa AATTATTGTATGGATAAgtttttttcaaataattatttatattttaagtTGTTTATTAAGTGAAAACTTGAGCACACCAAATGTTCATATTTTGATGTTCCTCGGGGCAACTTATGGTCCTTTAATTAA gGAAGGGCAATATTGGAGACTTGTGCTACCGATTTTCTTACATGCCAACTTATGGCATTtgattataaatattttgtgTATCTTAAACTTAGGTTTAATAATTGAAAGTAAATATAAGAAGTCAAAAttcttattaatatattttttatctgGAATAACAGGAAATATTCTCACAACTATTTGTAATCCTTGTCAGCTAGCTGTAGGAGCTTCAACTAGTGGGTTTGGATTAATTGGATGTTCAATattagaaatatttttagCTTGGAAGAATTTAACAAGAAAGGCtaagaattattatattcttaatatttttttatttctattattttttatgtttgTTAGCTTTTCTCCTTCAGTTGATCTGTTTGGTCATATAGGTGGATTCCTTTGTGGAGCCTTCTTATGTTGTCACTATAACAAGTTCATAGGATAcaatat TTTTCAAAAGTTTCTATATTAtagctttttttttatttgctcattaattattatttacttGCCTATAAGATtatacattattaatatgCCATGTGGACTGATCTATTAA
- a CDS encoding hypothetical protein (conserved Plasmodium protein, unknown function): MVSSLEGTYINIKRFICHYSNSFYFLKSGSIYYNGNGRLINYDNVIIKEKEICKNKKRKTSTCYNNNNNNKNDDDKVSCENDINEDIIIHHNVCNNYNMLHNIEDKHLKNQYIQQKMYELIKENGCEKDKIMMILDFICNDKFKNKNDFLFFSRHLLMLCELYKDIIIINENIYNNSHIINYIKECIHFVIISKKYSSLNSLFKYFNLLCIFHINDIRLIQKIFYLILCNKHFNDIKEKVIYSYYIIQYLYNNHIFNEFISNLLTNKLLLRIHFVRFLQAQNDIKNNFLIFLYYIIHSLNNNTSKDIIIQIYVTYYNNMLQKNIQSFKNIVNLNLINQLHYILLISQYYDSNLNMLIKKNIQTYLPFLNIYEIILACTNLLLNFTKNNKILLHIPYDEIRKGKKELMESKTNNNNNNNIIINNSNISNSNICNISICSNSENGKTTHFKNYYHNFLSMKYLCDSIIRTSDNYISSFKYTHNNEYIYMFLVLSSYCHFTLYSNWWADTSIYFKLKKKKKKKKKVLRSRLPYIFHLQEKIAHILDLILYNSSYSNESYIQTMGYQRDYLNNEKCIGQNQKYDQLNEDNPEENNILSKCNNKKNRNIQNNVEYNHTCSTTEEKNYENSLIKCKANIIDIKYVTYIFKSFLRISLFNPGHVKNKKNFILLLENSFTNYVNRYIYNYQHEDQNFNEINNKNHLIKRKETDEIHRSSNNNVCIDNQNINVTHNMYDDKNNNLLYKEPFHFNIYDNDLSLYEISSICECFFLVEHINSQHFQNVNNIKVVKKKKNIQNNNALVVEKEKYVIFNSDDIFEKTLYIFLDKMNRFLCNKKLNLTTSNENYIKNVLLEKFLNQGDIFFNYYLLLRLLLPLLFSTSHDHYILLTKKLIIHILFLIFHKQMKQQIDEGIKNNILHITNVINNYMNWENSFIYINNQRRIRKQTKTKMNILDFIYTGEFIRPSFLLILLINELKKYDDMFDQFIQNIFKNDPNIKENKKDLTNYIDKMYKKMDALVIEKENEAYYNQENN, translated from the exons atggTCAGTAGTTTAGAGGGTACctacataaatattaaaaggTTTATTTGTCATTATTCTAAtagtttttattttttaaaaagtgGATCCATATATTACAATGGTAACGGTCGGTTGATAAATTATGAcaatgttattattaaagagaaagaaatatgtaaaaataaaaaaaggaaaacCTCAAcatgttataataataataataataataaaaatgatgatgataaagTATCATGTGAGaatgatataaatgaagatattATAATTCATCACAATGTATGTAATAATTACAATATGCTACATAATATTGAAGATAAACATTTGAAGAATCAATATATTCAACAAAAAATGTATGAActtataaaagaaaatggttgtgaaaaggataaaattatgatgatattagattttatatgtaatgataaatttaaaaataagaatgattttctttttttctcaagacatttattaatgttatgtgaattatataaagatattattataataaatgaaaacatatataataattcacatataataaattatattaaagaaTGTATCCATTTTGTCATTATATCAAAAAAGTACTCTTCTTTAAATTCTttattcaaatattttaatcTTTTATgcatttttcatattaacGATATTAGattaatacaaaaaatattttatctcATATTATGTAACAAACattttaatgatataaaagaaaaggttatttattcttattatataatacaatatttatataataaccatatttttaatgaatTCATATCTAATTTATTAACCAATAAACTATTGTTAAGAATTCATTTCGTACGATTTTTACAAGCACAAAATGACatcaaaaataattttttaatctttctatattatataatacattctttaaataataacacaagcaaagatattataattcaaatttatgttacatattataataatatgctacaaaaaaatatacagtcattcaaaaatatagttaacttaaatttaataaaccagttacattatattttattaatatcacAATATTATGATTCAAATTTGAATATgcttattaaaaaaaatatacaaacatatttacctttcttaaatatatatgaaattatCTTAGCATGTACCAATCTTTTGTTGAATTTTAccaaaaataataaaattctTTTACATATACCATATGATGAGATTAGAAAAGGTAAAAAGGAACTTATGGAATCAAAAACaaataacaacaataataataatattattattaataatagtaatattagtaatagtaatatttgtaatattagTATTTGTAGTAATAGCGAGAATGGTAAGACTAcacattttaaaaattattatcacaaTTTTTTGTCcatgaaatatttatgtgaTTCTATTATTAGAACTTCTGATAATTATATCtcttcttttaaatatactcataataatgaatacATCTATATGTTTCTTGTCCTGTCATCATACTGCCATTTTACCCTATATTCAAATTGGTGGGCTGACActtctatatatttcaaattaaaaaaaaaaaaaaaaaaaaaaaaaaaagttttaAGAAGTAGATTAccttatatttttcatctACAAGAAAAAATAGCTCATATTTTGGACCTTATATTGTATAATTCTTCTTATAGTAATGAATCCTATATACAAACTATGGGATACCAAAGGGACTACCTTAATAAc GAAAAATGTATTGGACAAAATCAAAAATACGATCAACTGAATGAAGATAACCcagaagaaaataatatattgtcaaaatgtaataataagaagaaTAGAAACATTCAAAATAATGTTGAATATAACCATACTTGTAGTACAAcagaagaaaaaaattatgagAATAGTTTAATTAAATGTAAAGCAAACATTATAGATATCAAATATGTAACCTACATATTCAAATCTTTTTTAAGAATCTCTTTATTTAATCCAGGACAcgtaaaaaataaaaaaaattttattctATTACTTGAGAACTCTTTCACAAATTATGTCAAcagatatatatataattatcaaCATGAAGATCAAAATtttaatgaaataaataataagaatcatttaataaaaagaaaagaaacAGATGAAATACATAGAAGctctaataataatgtatgCATAGATAATCAAAACATAAATGTAACACATAATATgtatgatgataaaaataataatcttTTGTATAAGGAAccttttcattttaatatttatgataatgatttaagtttatatgaaataagTTCCATATGTGAATGCTTTTTTCTTGTCGAACATATAAACAGCCAACATTTTCAAAATGTAAACAACATAAAAGTagtaaagaaaaagaaaaatatacaaaataataatgctCTTGTTgtagaaaaagaaaaatatgtaatattcaatagtgatgatatatttgaaaaaactttatatatctttttagATAAAATGAATAGATTCCtttgtaataaaaaactAAATCTTACTACATCTAATgagaattatataaaaaatgtattattagaaaaatttttaaatcaaggagatatattttttaattattatttattattaagaTTGCTATTACCTTTATTATTTAGTACATCTCATgatcattatatattattaactAAGAAACTCATCAtccatatattatttttaatatttcacAAACAAATGAAACAACAAATAGACGAAGGTATAAAGAAcaatattttacatattacAAATGTAAtcaataattatatgaactgggaaaattcatttatatatataaataatcaaaGGAGGATAAGGAAACAAACCAAAACgaaaatgaatatattagattttatatatacagGTGAATTCATTAGGCCTTCATTCCTACTTATTCTGCttataaatgaattaaagaaatatgatgatatgTTTGACCaatttatacaaaatatttttaaaaatgatcctaacataaaagaaaataagaaagatcttacaaattatatagaCAAAATGTACAAAAAAATGGATGCGCTTGTTATTGAAAAGGAAAATGAAGCTTATTATAATcaagaaaataattaa